The Planctellipticum variicoloris DNA window CGGACAGACGATCGCGATTCTTCGTCCGGAGGAGCAGGCCGATTCCGTCGTCGATCAGATTGTCGAACGAGGCGGCCAACCCCTGGTCATCCCGATGATCGAGATCACCCCCCCCTCCGACTGGTCCGCCGTCGATGCCATGCTGGATCGTCTCGCCGAGTTCGACTGGCTCGTCTTCACCAGCGTCAACGGCGTGCAGGCGCTCTTCCGTCGACTGTGGGAGCTGGGAGGCGACGTCCGTCGTCTCGGCCAGGCGCGTCTCGCTGCGATCGGGCCGGCGACCGCTGCCGCGCTGGAGCAGTTTGGTCTCCGGGCCGATCTGATCCCGGCCGAATACCGCGGCGAAGCCCTGGCCGCGGCCCTGTCGCCACTCGTCGCCGGCAAGCAGGTCCTCTGGGTGCGAGCCAACCGCGGCCGGGATGTCCTTCCCACAGTCCTCACGAACGCCGGCGCCCGCTTCGAATCCGTCGTCGCCTACGAGAATCACGACGTCGATCAGCTCAGCGACGCCGACCGAGCGGCGTTCGAAAGCGGGTCCGTCGACTGGGTCGCCATCTCCAGTCCCTCGATCGCCCGCAACTTCTCCCGGCTGCTGACTCCTGCCAGCAAAGTCCGATTGGGCGACCCCACGCGGATCGCCGCTATCAGCCCCGTGACGGCCGAGGCCGCCCGCGCAGCCGGCCTGCCGGTTGACGTCGTCGCCAGCGAATTCACCTGGGACGGCCTGCTGCAGACCATTGCTCAGGCCCCACGAAACGCCAACGCCGGTCGCGGACTCCTGGATTCCGGAGTCCGCACCGGCGATGTGAGGTCGACGTAGGTTCGTCGTTTGACTTACTTCGAGAGATCCTTCAGTTCGATGTTCCGCCAGCGGACTTCGTACGGGCCGGTCCCCTTGGCGATGCCGTGGACCTGCAGTCCGATGAAGCCCTTCGACTGTCCCGTCTTGTCTTCGATGTGGTCCGCAACCGGAACGCCATTC harbors:
- the cobA gene encoding uroporphyrinogen-III C-methyltransferase codes for the protein MTPANISDHGVGRVYLVGGGPGDPGLLTLRGLECLRRADLILYDGLVNPLLLRHTHAKAERTSRATGPHGRRIDQEEINQRLVDAALAGKTVVRLKGGDPFVFGRGSEEAAALSAAGVPFEVVPGITAATGAAVYSGISLTHRDHASAVAFITGHEDPTKPASALDYQILAGFPGTLVFYMGLHRLAAICESLIDAGKPATIPAAVVCKATTPFQQTVVGTLADLPQRAGDAGLHPPSLLIVGECVQVRDHAEWFEQRPLRGQTIAILRPEEQADSVVDQIVERGGQPLVIPMIEITPPSDWSAVDAMLDRLAEFDWLVFTSVNGVQALFRRLWELGGDVRRLGQARLAAIGPATAAALEQFGLRADLIPAEYRGEALAAALSPLVAGKQVLWVRANRGRDVLPTVLTNAGARFESVVAYENHDVDQLSDADRAAFESGSVDWVAISSPSIARNFSRLLTPASKVRLGDPTRIAAISPVTAEAARAAGLPVDVVASEFTWDGLLQTIAQAPRNANAGRGLLDSGVRTGDVRST